In the genome of Bremerella sp. JC817, one region contains:
- a CDS encoding 3-hydroxyacyl-ACP dehydratase FabZ family protein, which translates to MRWFWIDKFIEFESGKSAKSVKCVSLAEDHLHDHFPYLPVMPHSLVIEGIAQTGGLLAGEVYDFRERVVLAKVAKATFHTTAHPGDQLTYSVTMNDIRENGAYVSATSHVGETLHAEVEMFFAHLNDKDQDRDLFFPADLLSMLRLLGLYKVGKAKDGSPLQPPEYMIQAENELTKPPSVS; encoded by the coding sequence TTGAGTTCGAAAGCGGCAAGTCGGCCAAGTCGGTCAAGTGTGTCTCGTTAGCCGAAGACCACCTTCACGACCACTTTCCCTATCTGCCGGTCATGCCTCATTCGCTCGTGATTGAAGGCATTGCCCAGACCGGTGGTTTGCTGGCTGGCGAAGTCTACGATTTCCGCGAACGTGTCGTGCTGGCAAAGGTCGCCAAGGCAACCTTCCACACCACGGCCCACCCTGGCGATCAGTTGACCTACAGCGTCACCATGAACGATATCCGCGAGAACGGGGCCTACGTCTCGGCAACCAGCCATGTGGGCGAAACGTTGCACGCGGAAGTCGAGATGTTCTTTGCCCATCTCAACGATAAAGACCAGGATCGCGACCTGTTCTTCCCGGCCGACCTGCTATCGATGCTGCGATTGCTCGGACTTTATAAGGTCGGCAAAGCGAAGGATGGCTCCCCGTTGCAGCCTCCCGAGTATATGATTCAAGCCGAAAACGAGCTTACCAAACCTCCTTCCGTGTCGTAG
- a CDS encoding beta-ketoacyl-[acyl-carrier-protein] synthase family protein yields MTRRVVVTGVGMVNPMGHDVETVWKGLKEGASGVGYTTVFDASNFPTKISAEVKDWDVSKCGEKIADWEKSGRHTRFAIGAAKQAVEASGVMDVIKDPTRFGVYLGCGEGDQDFHTFTNMVVAAISSGNGDWDKSAFIKKGLATLDPRREMEQDPSMPCGHLASLFNAQGPNLNCLTACAASSQAIGEARELIKRGTVDVMLSGGAHSMIHPFGVTGFNLLTALSTRNDEPTRASRPFDRERDGFVLGEGASMVVLEELEHAKARGATIYGEIIGYGTTADAFRITDTHPEGRGGIACMKMAMADAGITPEQVNYVNAHGTSTTVNDKVETLCCKEAFGELAKKIPVSSTKSMMGHLIAAAGVTEAIVCLMAIRDNVLPPTINYENPDDNCDLDYVPNVAREAKVDIALNNSFGFGGQNITLALSRFNG; encoded by the coding sequence ATGACTAGGCGAGTCGTTGTCACCGGTGTCGGCATGGTCAATCCCATGGGACACGATGTGGAAACGGTCTGGAAAGGCCTGAAAGAGGGTGCCTCGGGCGTTGGTTACACAACCGTCTTCGACGCCTCGAACTTCCCCACCAAGATCTCGGCCGAGGTCAAAGACTGGGACGTCTCGAAGTGTGGCGAGAAGATCGCCGATTGGGAGAAATCGGGACGCCATACCCGGTTCGCCATCGGTGCCGCCAAGCAGGCCGTTGAAGCCTCGGGCGTGATGGATGTCATCAAAGATCCAACTCGCTTTGGTGTTTACCTCGGTTGCGGCGAAGGGGACCAGGACTTCCACACGTTTACCAACATGGTGGTGGCTGCCATCAGCAGCGGTAACGGCGACTGGGACAAGTCGGCCTTCATCAAGAAGGGCCTGGCAACGCTCGATCCACGCCGCGAAATGGAACAAGACCCGAGCATGCCATGCGGTCACCTCGCATCGCTGTTCAACGCTCAAGGTCCCAACCTCAACTGCTTGACCGCTTGTGCTGCTTCCAGCCAGGCCATTGGCGAAGCTCGCGAGCTGATCAAGCGTGGTACGGTCGACGTGATGCTCTCGGGCGGTGCCCATAGCATGATCCATCCGTTCGGCGTCACCGGCTTCAACCTGCTGACGGCACTGTCAACTCGCAACGACGAGCCAACGCGGGCTTCGCGTCCGTTCGATCGCGAGCGCGACGGCTTCGTGCTGGGCGAAGGGGCCTCGATGGTCGTGCTCGAAGAGCTGGAGCATGCCAAGGCTCGTGGAGCGACCATCTACGGCGAAATCATCGGTTATGGTACGACTGCCGACGCGTTCCGTATCACCGACACCCATCCGGAAGGCCGCGGCGGTATTGCTTGCATGAAGATGGCGATGGCCGACGCCGGCATCACGCCAGAGCAGGTCAACTACGTCAATGCCCACGGCACCAGCACCACGGTGAACGACAAGGTCGAAACGCTGTGCTGCAAGGAAGCGTTCGGCGAACTGGCCAAGAAGATCCCGGTCTCCAGTACCAAGAGCATGATGGGGCATCTCATCGCTGCCGCTGGCGTGACCGAAGCGATCGTCTGCTTGATGGCCATCCGCGACAACGTTTTGCCGCCGACCATCAACTACGAAAACCCAGACGACAATTGCGATCTCGACTACGTCCCGAACGTTGCTCGCGAAGCGAAGGTCGACATCGCCCTGAACAATAGCTTCGGCTTCGGTGGTCAGAACATCACCCTCGCTTTGAGCCGCTTCAACGGCTAA
- a CDS encoding DUF1592 domain-containing protein, which yields MLRPIFGCRASGVLILGLSLVCSLSVSQLHAAKRAEMDADYSKKIVPFMQSYCMDCHSGATPEAGLDLEKFRSLEDVTTVGRKKWSSVLDMLVNGTMPPRDYDQPAVEELQSVLTWVQDALSSIDCSSPANPGRETIRRLNRVEYQNTIRDLVGIDYQATQSFPADDVGYGFDNIGDVLSTSPLLFEKFYEAADEIATRAIITDREQLVPKHDLPLAQFKLKQGNPSGRNLTFPSNNTGSYELDVEPGSYTVAIYAYASQSGNEPAKMGVRIGSKTSKTFAVENTTPDSHPMEIKMRVPKGKLPLEVAFLNDHYDPGNPDPRRRDRNLFINRIELRGPDSNLDARYPESHKRIIFVRPGEHGLDELQAAQQVVARFASRAFRRPVTNGEMERLMILYGMAKEDGLNYEGAIREVVVGILCSPNFLFKVEEDTQEGTHALDDYQLATRLSYFLWSTMPDEDLLQQAWKGTLRQNLDVQITRMLADPKAKQLTENFAGQWLEMRKLDIVQPDRERFRGFDHKLATDMRTETEMFFQSIVDEDRNVLDLLQANYTFLNERLAKHYGIEGVEGDHFRRVELNDNKRGGILTQASVLTVTSNPTRTSPVKRGKWILDNVLGTPPPEAPANVPSLESQKKLAGSLRERMKMHRENAACASCHAKMDPIGFSLENYDAIGQWRTKDEGFEIDASGEMPGGTKFAGADGLKRLLLEDKKDEFIHNLISKTMTYALGRGVEYYDECAIQQVQGEMANNNDKFSAMIRAIVHSEPFQKRGG from the coding sequence ATGCTCCGGCCTATCTTCGGATGCCGCGCGAGTGGTGTCCTCATACTCGGTTTATCCCTGGTCTGCAGCCTCTCGGTGTCGCAGCTTCACGCCGCGAAACGCGCCGAAATGGACGCGGACTACTCCAAGAAGATCGTTCCCTTCATGCAGAGCTACTGCATGGACTGCCACTCCGGTGCGACGCCTGAGGCCGGACTCGATCTGGAAAAATTCCGCTCGCTGGAAGACGTCACCACCGTCGGCCGAAAAAAATGGTCCTCCGTGCTCGACATGTTGGTGAACGGAACCATGCCTCCGCGCGACTACGACCAGCCAGCTGTCGAAGAACTCCAGTCGGTTTTAACCTGGGTTCAGGATGCGTTATCGAGCATCGACTGTAGCAGCCCTGCCAACCCAGGTCGCGAGACCATTCGCCGGTTGAACCGTGTCGAATATCAAAACACGATCCGCGATCTGGTGGGGATCGATTACCAGGCAACCCAGTCGTTCCCCGCCGATGACGTCGGCTACGGTTTCGACAACATTGGCGATGTCCTGTCGACCTCGCCGCTGCTTTTTGAGAAGTTCTACGAAGCCGCCGACGAGATCGCGACCCGCGCCATCATCACCGATCGCGAGCAGCTCGTGCCGAAGCACGACTTGCCGTTGGCTCAGTTCAAGCTGAAGCAGGGAAATCCTTCCGGTCGTAACCTGACTTTCCCATCGAACAACACCGGCAGCTACGAACTCGACGTCGAGCCAGGCAGCTATACGGTCGCCATTTACGCCTACGCCAGCCAGTCAGGCAACGAGCCGGCGAAGATGGGCGTTCGGATTGGTAGCAAGACCTCGAAGACGTTCGCCGTCGAGAACACCACGCCGGATAGTCACCCCATGGAAATCAAGATGCGGGTGCCGAAGGGGAAGTTGCCGCTTGAAGTCGCGTTCTTGAACGACCACTACGATCCGGGCAATCCTGATCCACGTCGTCGCGATCGAAACTTGTTCATCAACCGCATCGAACTCCGCGGCCCCGACAGCAATCTCGACGCTCGCTATCCCGAGTCGCACAAGCGAATTATCTTCGTGCGACCAGGCGAACATGGTCTCGACGAACTTCAGGCCGCCCAGCAGGTGGTCGCTCGGTTCGCATCGCGAGCCTTCCGTCGCCCGGTGACTAACGGCGAGATGGAACGTCTGATGATTCTGTACGGCATGGCCAAGGAAGATGGACTTAACTACGAGGGAGCCATTCGCGAAGTGGTGGTTGGCATTCTGTGCTCGCCGAACTTCCTGTTCAAAGTGGAAGAAGACACCCAGGAAGGGACGCATGCTCTGGACGACTACCAGTTGGCGACCCGCTTAAGCTACTTCCTGTGGAGCACGATGCCCGACGAAGATCTGCTGCAACAGGCCTGGAAAGGAACATTGCGTCAGAACCTCGACGTTCAGATCACGCGGATGCTGGCCGACCCGAAGGCGAAGCAGCTTACCGAGAACTTCGCCGGGCAGTGGCTCGAGATGCGAAAGCTCGACATCGTTCAGCCTGACCGCGAACGCTTCCGTGGCTTCGACCACAAACTGGCGACCGACATGCGTACCGAAACGGAAATGTTCTTCCAGTCGATCGTCGACGAAGACCGTAACGTTCTCGATCTGTTGCAAGCCAACTACACCTTTTTGAACGAGCGACTGGCGAAGCATTACGGCATCGAAGGTGTCGAGGGAGATCACTTCCGCCGCGTCGAACTGAACGACAACAAGCGAGGCGGTATCCTGACTCAGGCCAGCGTGCTGACGGTGACCTCGAACCCAACTCGAACCAGCCCGGTGAAGCGTGGGAAGTGGATTCTCGACAACGTTCTGGGAACGCCTCCACCGGAAGCGCCGGCGAACGTTCCTTCGCTCGAGTCGCAGAAGAAACTGGCCGGTAGTCTTCGCGAGCGAATGAAGATGCACCGCGAAAATGCCGCGTGTGCTTCGTGCCACGCCAAGATGGATCCGATTGGGTTCTCGCTGGAGAACTACGATGCGATCGGTCAGTGGCGAACGAAAGACGAGGGCTTCGAGATCGACGCCAGTGGCGAGATGCCCGGCGGGACGAAGTTTGCCGGAGCAGACGGTTTGAAGCGTCTGCTGCTGGAAGACAAGAAGGATGAATTCATCCATAACCTGATCAGCAAGACCATGACCTACGCCCTGGGGCGAGGCGTGGAATATTACGACGAATGTGCGATTCAGCAGGTTCAAGGTGAAATGGCCAACAACAACGACAAGTTCTCGGCCATGATTCGCGCGATCGTCCATAGCGAGCCGTTCCAGAAACGTGGCGGCTAA